Proteins encoded together in one bacterium window:
- a CDS encoding phage virion morphogenesis protein translates to MPEPIEIKIEDKEIQQLLKKLIAKTENLRPLMKNIAGIMMDSVEENFEKEGRPEKWQELSEVTIKQRKKKGYYPCTILTMRGELAVSITSKYDDNSAIVGTNKAYAAIQQFGGNAGKNKKVKIPARPFLMLGEKEKVEILEEVQNYVQE, encoded by the coding sequence ATGCCGGAACCGATAGAAATAAAGATTGAGGATAAAGAAATACAGCAACTCCTCAAGAAATTAATTGCTAAAACTGAAAATCTTCGTCCGCTCATGAAAAATATTGCCGGAATTATGATGGATTCTGTCGAGGAAAATTTTGAAAAAGAAGGCAGACCTGAAAAATGGCAAGAACTTTCCGAAGTTACAATCAAGCAGAGAAAGAAAAAAGGCTATTATCCTTGTACTATTCTTACTATGCGTGGCGAGCTTGCGGTTTCTATTACCAGCAAATATGACGATAATTCTGCTATTGTCGGGACAAACAAGGCTTATGCTGCTATTCAGCAATTCGGCGGCAATGCCGGTAAAAATAAAAAAGTTAAAATTCCTGCCCGACCATTTTTGATGTTGGGAGAGAAGGAAAAAGTTGAAATTTTAGAAGAAGTTCAAAATTATGTTCAGGAATAA
- a CDS encoding DUF935 family protein, translating to MKKLWINEREYVLFNEVKTSLSNEIASRKRSIDFYSILQNLPDPDPMLRSQGKDIRVYRELLADPHVWACVQSRKAGVLSLEWEIDRGKAKSRQAKIIESVFSSLDLNTIITEILDAVLFGFQPLEVMWQQQGNLILPTEIKAKPPEWFVFDIDNNLKLKTKDNFNGELLPERKFLCPQYNPSYQNPYGERTMARIFWSITLKNGGLNYWIAFTEKYGMPFLVGKHPRGTGDTANLADILERMVQDAIAVIPNDSAIEIMESSKNSGSDVYERLIDKMNAEVSKAILGQTLTTEIGSKGSYAASNTHMNVRKDIIDADKRIVERTLNQLIKWIYELNFAENNIPEFSMYEEEDVDLTLAQRDKILSESGFKFTKKYAMRAYGFEEDDLEIEETPIAKPAKEIQSPAAMEHNFKTFKEEALSFPDQKAIDNFIESFTADELQGQAKTIFGSVMELVNNASSYEEIQEKLAEQGLETNQIEKVLQKAIFISEVWGRLYGLD from the coding sequence ATGAAAAAATTATGGATTAATGAGCGAGAATATGTGCTTTTCAATGAGGTTAAAACCAGCCTCAGCAATGAAATTGCATCAAGAAAACGCTCGATTGATTTTTATTCCATACTGCAAAATCTTCCCGACCCCGACCCTATGCTGAGAAGTCAGGGTAAAGATATTCGTGTCTACAGAGAACTCCTTGCAGATCCGCACGTTTGGGCTTGCGTGCAGTCGAGAAAAGCCGGTGTTCTTTCTCTCGAATGGGAAATCGACAGGGGTAAAGCAAAATCAAGACAGGCAAAAATTATTGAATCTGTTTTCAGCAGTCTTGATTTAAACACCATAATCACAGAAATTCTTGATGCTGTTTTGTTTGGCTTCCAGCCTCTTGAAGTTATGTGGCAGCAGCAGGGCAACTTGATTTTACCGACAGAAATCAAGGCAAAGCCTCCGGAATGGTTTGTCTTCGATATAGACAATAACCTGAAACTAAAAACAAAAGACAATTTTAACGGAGAATTATTGCCGGAAAGAAAATTCCTGTGTCCGCAGTACAACCCAAGCTATCAGAATCCTTATGGCGAAAGAACAATGGCTCGTATTTTCTGGAGTATAACTCTGAAAAACGGCGGATTAAATTACTGGATAGCATTTACTGAAAAATACGGGATGCCGTTTTTAGTCGGCAAACATCCTCGTGGCACAGGAGACACTGCAAATCTTGCAGACATCCTCGAAAGAATGGTTCAGGATGCAATTGCTGTTATACCAAATGATTCTGCCATAGAAATTATGGAATCGTCCAAAAATTCAGGCTCTGATGTTTATGAGCGGCTCATCGACAAAATGAATGCTGAAGTTTCCAAAGCAATTTTAGGGCAGACTTTAACAACAGAAATTGGAAGCAAGGGCAGTTATGCCGCATCAAATACTCATATGAATGTCAGAAAAGACATTATTGATGCAGACAAACGCATAGTTGAAAGAACTCTGAACCAGCTTATTAAGTGGATTTATGAGTTGAATTTCGCAGAGAATAATATTCCTGAATTTTCCATGTACGAAGAGGAAGATGTCGATTTAACGCTTGCCCAGCGTGACAAAATTCTCTCCGAATCAGGATTTAAGTTTACAAAAAAATATGCAATGAGAGCTTACGGCTTTGAAGAAGATGATTTGGAGATTGAAGAAACTCCTATTGCTAAGCCTGCAAAGGAGATTCAGTCACCTGCTGCAATGGAACACAATTTTAAAACTTTTAAAGAAGAGGCTTTATCATTCCCTGATCAGAAAGCCATTGATAATTTTATAGAATCTTTTACGGCTGATGAATTGCAAGGGCAAGCAAAAACAATTTTCGGCTCTGTCATGGAACTTGTAAATAATGCAAGTTCTTATGAAGAAATTCAGGAAAAACTTGCAGAGCAAGGGCTGGAAACAAATCAAATAGAAAAAGTGTTACAAAAAGCGATATTTATATCAGAAGTTTGGGGCAGATTATATGGACTTGATTAA
- a CDS encoding DNA adenine methylase has product MATIDRRYLINWVGGKRLLRKAIAPLIPTDIVSYLEVFGGGGWVLFYKDKWADVEVYNDLDGRLVNLFRIVKYHPYALKEELKYLLGSREMFIQFLKMIPITDIQKAVQFFYLITRSFGGRGESFGCTRKSCGGACKSQENTLTRIDSIHKRLDKVLIENKDFEAFIKQYDHVDAFFYCDPPYSCGAGYAVTTTKGFDHERLRATLGQIQGRFLLSYDDAPIIRELYKGYEMIATERLNGINNKQGDDRKNKMFKELLIANYPIKEKFYAGTDRNKD; this is encoded by the coding sequence ATGGCAACAATTGACAGAAGATATTTAATTAACTGGGTTGGAGGTAAGCGGCTACTGAGAAAAGCTATTGCACCTTTAATTCCGACTGATATCGTTTCATACCTCGAAGTTTTCGGTGGTGGTGGCTGGGTGCTTTTCTATAAAGACAAATGGGCTGATGTTGAAGTTTACAATGACCTTGATGGCAGACTTGTTAATCTTTTTAGAATAGTAAAATATCATCCATACGCTTTAAAGGAAGAACTAAAATATCTGCTTGGAAGCAGGGAAATGTTTATACAGTTCCTAAAAATGATACCGATAACAGATATCCAGAAAGCTGTTCAGTTTTTTTACTTGATAACCCGCTCTTTTGGAGGCAGGGGCGAATCTTTCGGATGTACAAGAAAATCCTGTGGCGGAGCGTGCAAAAGTCAGGAAAACACACTGACCAGAATAGATTCTATTCACAAACGGCTTGATAAAGTCTTAATTGAAAACAAGGACTTTGAAGCATTTATTAAGCAATACGACCATGTAGATGCGTTTTTCTACTGCGACCCTCCCTACAGTTGCGGAGCCGGTTATGCGGTAACAACTACTAAAGGATTTGACCATGAAAGGCTAAGAGCGACTCTCGGACAAATTCAAGGCAGATTTTTATTGTCCTATGATGATGCTCCCATCATTCGTGAGCTTTACAAAGGTTATGAAATGATTGCAACTGAAAGACTTAACGGCATCAACAATAAGCAGGGAGATGACCGCAAAAACAAAATGTTTAAAGAACTTTTGATTGCAAATTATCCGATAAAGGAAAAATTTTATGCCGGAACCGATAGAAATAAAGATTGA
- a CDS encoding type I restriction endonuclease subunit R, protein MGYNIVASTNESTVVAEYKPTEARSDSYQSEAQLEHEFIQLLSSQSYDYLTIRNEAELISNLRLQLEQLNDYKFSDSEWKSFFNNNLTNKNESIIEKTRKIQADHIQILKRDNGETKNIYLLDKKNIHNNKLQVINQYEEAEGNHNTRYDVTILVNGLPLLHVELKRRGVAIREAFNQIKRYQRDSFWASSGLYEYIQIFVISNGTHTKYYSNTTRDSHIKEANSGQKTKSKKTSNSFEFTSFWADGNNKVIADLVDFTKTFLSKHTLLNVLTKYCVFTSDDLLLVMRPYQIAACERILSRIQVSTNYKKVGTIKAGGYIWHTTGSGKTLTSFKTAQLATNLTYIDKVLFVVDRKDLDYQTMKEYDKFEKGAANSNKSTRVLQKQLESDNTKIIITTIQKLGVFISKNKDHEIFKKHMVLIFDECHRSQFGDLHSQIVKAFKNYNLFGFTGTPIFAKNSASGGNPLLKTTPQVFGGEPDEEGKEVLSLHTYTIVNAINDNNVLPFRIDYINTMKEKDGTKDKQVKAIDREKALASPERISNIVDYVLDHFNQKTKRNDKSYIFNKLTNISDVITANERTNVEEIKQKVRLSGFNSIFAVSSIPVAKQYYEEFKKQLAEKRKDLTIATIFSFSANEEDPDDILLDEESFDTENLDKPSREFLEYSIQDYNAKFSTNYDTSADKFQNYYKDVSLRMKNREIDLLIVVNMFLTGFDATTLNTLWVDKNLKYHGLIQAFSRTNRILNSVKTFGNIVCFRDLQEATDKAIALFGDEKAGSIVLLKTYNEYYNGYTDDNGKHFAGYDELINKLKSIFPLGQAIIGEKNQKDFISLFGTILRLRNILTAFDDFTNDNKISERDLQDYQSIYIDLYQEYSNKEQVDKENINDDIIFEIELIKQVEINIDYILMLVAKYHKSNCEDKNILTSIQKAIDSSIELRSKKQLIESFIDTVNVSTQVEEDWKNFVNTQKETDLSTIIQEEQLKEEETKTFVDNSFRDGTLKTTGTDLDKILPPISRFGGGQRQQKKESVIDKLLRFFEKYIGLV, encoded by the coding sequence ATGGGTTATAACATAGTTGCAAGTACAAACGAAAGCACGGTTGTTGCCGAATATAAACCGACAGAAGCTCGTTCTGATTCTTACCAGAGCGAAGCTCAATTAGAACACGAGTTTATACAGTTATTGTCTTCTCAAAGCTATGATTATTTAACCATTCGCAATGAGGCTGAACTTATTTCAAATCTTAGATTGCAACTTGAACAATTAAACGATTACAAATTTTCTGATAGTGAATGGAAAAGTTTTTTCAACAACAATCTTACAAACAAAAATGAAAGTATTATTGAAAAAACAAGAAAAATCCAAGCAGATCATATTCAAATATTAAAACGGGATAATGGCGAAACAAAAAACATTTATTTATTAGACAAAAAGAATATCCATAACAATAAACTTCAAGTAATTAATCAATATGAAGAAGCTGAAGGCAATCACAACACTCGATATGATGTAACAATATTAGTAAACGGTTTGCCATTGCTTCATGTTGAACTAAAACGCAGAGGCGTTGCAATAAGAGAAGCATTTAATCAAATCAAACGTTATCAAAGAGACAGTTTTTGGGCTTCATCAGGGTTATACGAGTATATTCAAATATTTGTCATCTCAAACGGCACTCATACAAAATATTATTCAAACACTACAAGAGACAGCCACATAAAAGAAGCAAATTCCGGTCAAAAAACAAAAAGCAAAAAAACGAGTAATAGTTTTGAATTCACTTCGTTTTGGGCTGACGGTAACAACAAAGTTATTGCGGATCTTGTTGATTTTACAAAGACATTTTTGTCAAAACATACCTTGTTAAACGTATTAACAAAGTATTGTGTATTCACATCTGACGATTTATTGCTTGTAATGCGACCTTACCAAATAGCAGCTTGCGAAAGAATTTTATCAAGAATTCAAGTTTCAACAAATTATAAAAAAGTCGGTACTATAAAAGCAGGCGGCTATATTTGGCATACAACAGGAAGCGGAAAAACTCTCACATCTTTCAAAACTGCACAATTAGCAACAAATTTAACATACATTGACAAGGTTTTATTTGTCGTTGACCGTAAAGATTTAGATTATCAAACTATGAAAGAGTATGACAAATTTGAAAAAGGTGCGGCAAACAGTAATAAGTCGACAAGAGTTTTGCAAAAACAGCTTGAAAGTGATAATACAAAAATTATTATCACAACTATTCAAAAATTAGGCGTATTTATTTCTAAAAACAAAGATCATGAAATATTCAAAAAGCATATGGTTCTTATTTTTGATGAATGCCACCGCTCTCAATTTGGGGATTTACATTCACAAATAGTTAAAGCGTTTAAAAATTATAATTTGTTTGGGTTTACCGGAACGCCGATTTTTGCCAAAAATTCTGCATCAGGCGGCAACCCTTTATTGAAAACAACTCCTCAAGTATTTGGCGGTGAACCTGATGAAGAGGGCAAAGAAGTTCTATCATTGCATACATACACAATCGTTAATGCGATTAACGACAATAACGTTTTGCCTTTCCGTATTGATTACATAAATACAATGAAAGAAAAAGACGGAACTAAAGATAAGCAAGTTAAAGCTATAGACAGAGAAAAAGCACTAGCTTCTCCGGAACGTATAAGCAATATTGTGGATTACGTTTTAGATCACTTTAACCAAAAAACAAAGAGAAATGATAAATCCTATATTTTTAACAAGCTCACAAATATCAGTGATGTTATAACCGCAAACGAGCGTACAAACGTAGAGGAAATCAAACAAAAAGTCAGATTATCAGGTTTTAATTCAATTTTTGCGGTTAGTTCGATTCCTGTTGCAAAACAGTACTATGAAGAATTCAAAAAACAATTAGCTGAAAAACGTAAAGACCTTACAATAGCAACAATCTTCAGTTTTAGTGCAAATGAAGAAGACCCTGATGATATTTTATTAGATGAAGAAAGTTTTGATACTGAAAATTTAGATAAACCGTCAAGGGAGTTTTTAGAATATTCAATTCAAGACTATAACGCAAAATTCAGCACAAACTATGATACTTCAGCAGACAAGTTTCAAAACTACTACAAAGACGTTTCATTAAGAATGAAAAACCGTGAAATAGATTTACTGATTGTTGTTAATATGTTCTTAACCGGCTTTGATGCCACAACATTAAACACTCTTTGGGTTGATAAAAACTTAAAATACCACGGACTTATTCAAGCATTTTCAAGAACAAACAGAATTTTAAATTCGGTCAAAACTTTTGGCAATATTGTTTGTTTTAGAGATTTGCAAGAGGCAACAGATAAAGCCATAGCTTTATTTGGTGATGAAAAGGCAGGAAGCATTGTTCTTTTAAAAACATATAATGAGTATTACAACGGTTACACAGATGACAATGGCAAGCATTTTGCCGGTTATGATGAATTAATAAATAAGCTAAAAAGCATATTTCCTCTTGGACAAGCTATTATTGGTGAAAAGAATCAAAAAGATTTTATTTCATTATTTGGTACAATCCTAAGATTAAGAAATATTCTGACTGCGTTTGATGATTTTACAAACGACAATAAAATTTCAGAAAGAGATTTACAAGACTATCAAAGTATTTATATCGACTTGTATCAAGAATATTCTAATAAAGAACAAGTGGATAAAGAAAATATAAACGATGATATTATTTTTGAAATTGAACTCATAAAACAAGTAGAGATTAACATTGATTATATTCTCATGCTTGTTGCAAAATATCATAAATCTAACTGTGAAGATAAAAATATTCTTACCAGTATACAAAAAGCAATCGATTCAAGTATTGAACTTCGTAGCAAAAAGCAACTTATTGAAAGCTTTATTGATACAGTAAATGTTTCAACTCAAGTTGAAGAAGATTGGAAGAATTTTGTTAATACCCAAAAAGAAACAGATTTATCAACTATAATTCAAGAAGAACAACTCAAGGAAGAAGAAACAAAAACCTTTGTTGATAACTCATTTAGAGATGGAACACTTAAAACAACCGGCACTGATTTAGATAAAATTTTACCGCCGATTTCACGTTTCGGTGGAGGACAAAGACAACAAAAGAAAGAATCTGTTATTGATAAACTTTTGAGATTCTTTGAAAAATATATCGGGCTGGTATAA
- a CDS encoding site-specific DNA-methyltransferase has protein sequence MDLINKMIVGDSLNSLKQIPDQTVDCVVTSPPYWALRDYGTNPVTWNDGWQGELGSEPDFNRYIEHLCDIFDEAKRVLKDSGTCWVNIGDTYGGSCMGLSYSGYSKGKNSFLPDDLSYMPKIAHARGKYDKSLLLIPFRFAVEMVNRGWILRNVIIWQKPNCTPTSAKDRFTVDFEYFFFFSKKRKYYFEQQIEPFKESTIKRCKTGCNENKGSFYQGLSKENFEKIQQKVLTGKLTGKNKRAVWNISTTNFSGAHFAVYPPKLIETPIKAGCPENGIVLDPFMGSGTTGLVAKKLNRNWLGIELNPEYAKMSEDRINAA, from the coding sequence ATGGACTTGATTAACAAAATGATAGTTGGAGACAGCTTAAATTCACTCAAACAAATTCCGGATCAAACAGTAGACTGTGTTGTAACCTCACCGCCATATTGGGCATTGCGAGATTACGGCACAAATCCTGTTACTTGGAATGACGGCTGGCAAGGAGAACTGGGGTCAGAACCTGATTTTAACCGGTACATTGAACATCTTTGCGATATTTTTGATGAAGCCAAAAGAGTTCTAAAAGATTCAGGAACTTGCTGGGTTAATATTGGCGACACTTACGGCGGAAGCTGTATGGGTTTGTCTTACTCAGGATATTCTAAAGGCAAGAACTCTTTCCTGCCAGATGATTTGAGCTATATGCCAAAAATTGCACATGCAAGAGGCAAATATGATAAAAGTCTGCTTTTAATTCCGTTCAGGTTTGCAGTTGAGATGGTAAACAGAGGCTGGATTTTAAGAAACGTAATCATTTGGCAAAAACCAAATTGCACACCGACAAGTGCAAAAGACAGGTTCACAGTCGATTTTGAATACTTCTTCTTTTTTTCTAAAAAACGCAAATATTATTTTGAACAACAAATAGAACCCTTTAAAGAATCAACAATAAAACGCTGCAAAACCGGATGCAATGAAAATAAAGGCAGTTTTTATCAGGGGTTAAGTAAAGAAAACTTTGAAAAAATTCAGCAGAAAGTTTTAACTGGAAAACTTACCGGAAAAAATAAACGTGCAGTTTGGAATATTTCTACAACAAATTTTAGCGGAGCACACTTTGCTGTATATCCTCCGAAACTTATCGAAACGCCTATAAAAGCAGGCTGTCCTGAAAACGGCATAGTTCTTGATCCTTTTATGGGCAGTGGAACAACAGGATTGGTTGCTAAAAAGTTAAACCGCAACTGGCTTGGCATAGAATTAAACCCCGAATACGCAAAAATGTCTGAGGATAGAATAAATGCAGCCTGA
- a CDS encoding phage minor head protein, whose amino-acid sequence MQPDLKYLITLQPEQAIKYLKSKGYKFSWDWHEVWQDAHTRSFTVAKVMRKDILDDIREIVQKSLDEGLTLKQFQKELEPKLKDKGWWGIISGTPDEVRDELVKRKLIKDKSLITDGEEIVTIKLGTPWRLKTIYRTNIQTSYMAGRYKEQIDNTENRPYFQYVAVMDRRTRPSHAILNGRVFRYDDEFWNSFYPPNGWGCRCRVRALSDDNIKNRNLDVDSSKGQLSEEMRVISKKTGEEKPVAVYTDSLTGHKVSPDAGWSYNPGKLRDWRQNNGNN is encoded by the coding sequence ATGCAGCCTGACTTAAAATATTTGATAACTCTTCAGCCGGAGCAGGCTATAAAATATCTTAAATCCAAGGGGTATAAGTTCTCTTGGGATTGGCATGAAGTTTGGCAGGATGCTCATACAAGGTCATTCACCGTTGCTAAAGTCATGAGAAAAGACATCCTTGATGACATCAGGGAAATTGTTCAGAAATCTCTGGATGAAGGACTTACCCTGAAACAGTTTCAAAAAGAACTTGAACCGAAGCTGAAAGACAAAGGCTGGTGGGGAATTATTTCAGGAACTCCAGATGAAGTAAGAGATGAACTTGTAAAACGCAAGCTGATAAAAGACAAATCACTAATTACAGACGGAGAAGAAATTGTCACAATTAAACTTGGAACACCGTGGCGGTTGAAAACTATTTACAGGACAAATATTCAGACTTCCTATATGGCTGGCAGGTACAAAGAACAAATTGATAACACAGAAAATCGTCCGTATTTTCAATATGTGGCTGTTATGGACAGAAGGACACGACCGTCTCACGCAATTTTGAACGGCAGAGTTTTTAGGTATGACGATGAGTTCTGGAATTCGTTCTATCCTCCCAACGGCTGGGGATGCAGGTGCAGAGTCAGGGCATTGTCAGATGACAACATAAAAAACAGAAATCTTGATGTTGATTCTTCAAAAGGGCAATTATCCGAAGAAATGAGAGTTATTTCTAAAAAAACAGGCGAAGAAAAACCTGTTGCAGTTTATACGGATTCATTAACAGGTCATAAAGTTTCACCGGATGCAGGTTGGAGCTACAACCCCGGAAAATTAAGAGATTGGAGGCAAAACAATGGCAACAATTGA
- a CDS encoding terminase family protein has translation AKPYGKTIIHSDADLKAYIIEFANGRKIKALSSNPKAFRSKEGKVVLDEFAHHNNPKELWMAAKPCITWGFPLRILSTHNGQSSKFYQFVESIKQKKRKWSLHSTPIQLAVDEGFVDKIFKRETTEEERQEWLKEQETDCFDDYTWKQEFCCIPVDESTSFIPYDMIVSCELENILKMPEEMTGDIYVGMDIGRVKDLTAIWVLEKRDNICYTRRLEILKNTPYHIQQKVLYDILSHPNLRRCSMDATGMGKPLAEFAQDKFGYLIEPITFNPKVKENLAYGLRVHFENKTVYIHSEREVRDDLHSLRRLPVLQGNTVKFDVERTETDGHADRFWALALALYASKTNYEPMQVETRMRRKSIDMTKGLFKKSNLDYFRNR, from the coding sequence GCAAAACCTTACGGCAAAACAATAATTCACTCTGATGCAGATTTAAAAGCATATATTATCGAGTTTGCAAACGGCAGAAAAATTAAAGCGTTGAGTTCCAACCCAAAAGCATTCCGCTCAAAAGAAGGAAAAGTTGTTCTTGATGAATTTGCACACCATAACAACCCAAAAGAATTATGGATGGCAGCGAAACCTTGTATTACATGGGGATTTCCTCTCAGAATTTTATCAACGCATAACGGGCAATCCAGCAAATTTTACCAATTTGTTGAAAGTATCAAGCAGAAAAAAAGAAAATGGAGCCTGCATTCAACACCCATACAGCTTGCAGTTGACGAAGGATTTGTTGATAAAATATTCAAGAGGGAAACCACAGAAGAAGAACGGCAAGAATGGTTAAAAGAGCAGGAAACAGACTGTTTTGACGATTATACTTGGAAGCAGGAATTTTGCTGTATCCCTGTTGATGAATCTACATCTTTTATTCCGTACGATATGATTGTTTCCTGCGAACTTGAAAATATTTTAAAAATGCCGGAAGAAATGACAGGCGATATTTATGTGGGAATGGATATAGGCAGGGTAAAAGATTTAACAGCAATATGGGTGCTGGAAAAGCGGGACAACATTTGCTATACAAGACGGCTTGAAATTCTTAAAAACACTCCATATCACATACAGCAAAAAGTTTTATACGACATTCTCAGCCATCCGAACCTCAGAAGGTGCAGTATGGATGCAACAGGTATGGGCAAACCATTAGCCGAATTTGCCCAAGACAAGTTCGGTTATCTTATTGAACCGATAACTTTTAATCCAAAAGTGAAAGAGAATCTTGCCTATGGACTCAGAGTACATTTTGAAAACAAAACTGTTTACATTCATTCGGAGCGGGAAGTCAGGGACGACTTGCATTCCCTCAGAAGATTACCGGTCTTGCAGGGAAATACCGTCAAGTTTGATGTTGAAAGAACAGAAACAGACGGTCATGCAGACAGGTTCTGGGCATTAGCTTTAGCACTTTATGCTTCAAAAACAAACTATGAGCCTATGCAGGTAGAAACTAGAATGCGGCGAAAAAGCATAGATATGACAAAGGGCTTGTTTAAAAAATCAAACCTCGATTATTTCCGCAACCGCTAA